The DNA sequence GATCGCCTGGTGCGTCATGTGCTACACGACCGTGCTGCTGCTGGAGTTCACGGTCCCGTTCTTCGAGTGGCTGGGCTGGCGGCGGCTGCACGCGGTGCTGAAGAAGGCGCTGCTGGGCCTGACGGTGCTGTCGGTGATGTTCTCCACCATGCACCAGTCGGCGCTGGGCTCGCTCTTCCTGCTGGCGCCCACCAAGCTCCACCCGCTCTGGTACACGCCCTTCATCTTCATCTTCTTCTTCATCAGCGCCATCCTGGCCGGCATCTCCATGGTGATCGTGGAGAGCGCCCTCTCCCACAAGGTCTTCGCCCGCCGCATGGAGGGGCAGCCGCACGTGGACGTGGCCGCCATCACGGTCGGCCTGGGCAAGGCCGGCGCCATCGTGGCCTTCGCCTACTTCTTCCTGAAGCTGCAGGGGGTCATCGACGGGCACGCCTGGGGCTACCTGCTGACCGGCTACGGCGCGCTCTTCCTGGTGGAGACGGTGGGGCTGGTGCTGGTGCCGTCGCTGCTCTTCGCCTGGGGCGCGCGCCACGGGAAGGTGGGGCACATCCGGGTGGCCGCCACCCTCACCCTGGTGGGCATCGTCCTCAACCGGCTCAACGTCTCCATCTTCGCCTTCAACTGGCAGCACCCGGTCCGCTACGTGCCGAGCTGGATGGAGCTGGCCGTGTCGCTGACCCTGGTCACGGTGGGCGTCCTGGCCTTCCGCTGGATCTGCAACCGCATGCCGATCCTCTTCGAGGACCCGGCCTTCTCACACGACGAGTGACGGAGACGCCATGACGACCCACGAGTTCCTCGGCATCTACGACGCCAAGGTCATGGAGTACCTGCTGGCGGTCTGCTACCTGCTGCTCTTCGTCCCCATGTGGCGCTATGTGCAGGCCGGCCGCCCGCTGGAGGCGCGGGCCGGCGCCGCGGTGGGCGCGGGCCTGGGGCTCGGGCTGGCCCCGGCCCTGGCGGCCCCGGCCGCGGTGGCGGCCGGCTGGTTCCACGCCCCGGCCGGCGTGGAGCTGCACCCGGGCCACGCCTGGGCCCGCCTGGAGGGCGACGGCCTGGTGACGGTGGGGCTGGACGACTTCGCCCAGAAGCTGGTGGACCCGGAGCGGCTGGTGCTGCCGCGCGCCGGCGACGAGGTGCTGCAGGGCCGGCCGGCCTTCGCGGTGGGCGATCAGGTGCTGACCGTCCCCATGCTCTCGCCGGTGGACGGCACGGTGGTGGCGGTCAACACCGCGGCGCGGGACCGGCCGGAGGCGCTGCGCGACCCCTACGGCGCGGGCTGGCTCTTCAAGGTGCGGGCGCCCCACCTGGAGGAGAACCGCCGCCAGCTCTTCTCGGGCGAGCGCGCCGGCCAGTGGCTGGAGCGGACCGCCGAGGCCCTCAGCCTGCGCATGAGCCCGGCGCTGGGGCACGTCCTGCAGGACGGCGGCACGCCCGTCCCGGGCATCGCCAGGGCGCTGGCCGGTGAGCGCTGGGCCGACCTGGCGCGCCACTTCCTCCTCACCGAGCGGAGCGAGCCGTGACCGCCCGGCTGCCGCGGCTGCTCCTGCTGGTCGCGCTCCTGGGATCGGGGGCGGCGCTGGCCGACCTGCCCAACCTGCCCGGCGAGCTCAGCCTGCCGCGCGGCGCCGACAGCCCCGGGGCGGTGGCCTTCCGCCACGAGAGCCACGTGGACGCCGACCACCCGGCCTGCCTGGCCTGCCACCCCACCCGGTTCAGCATCCTGCGGCGGGCCGCGGCGGGCGAGGTGCGCCCCCAGATCACGCACGCCGCCATGGAGCAGGGGCGCGCCTGCGGCGCCTGCCACGGCAAGGCCGCCTTCGGCTTCGAGGACTGCGGCATGTGCCACGCCCAGTGACCCCGGCCGCCCCGGGCGCCCGCCGCTCCCCTCTAGGCCCCACCGGCCGGGGGCGGGGCGGCGGGCGGCGTCTCGCCCGCGGGGGGCGGAGGCGCCGCCGCCGGCGAGACGGGCAGCCGCAGCGTGAAGGTGGTGCCGCGCCCCGGCTCGCTCTCCACCGTCACGGTGCCGCCGTGCCGCTGGACGATGCCGTAGACCACCGAGAGCCCCAGGCCGGTGCCCATCTCCTTGGTGGTGAAGAACGGGTCGAAGATCTTGGAGCGGATCTCCGGCGGGATGCCCGGGCCGTCGTCGGTGATGGCGATCTCCACCGAGCGGCCGTCCTCCAGGGCGCGGGTCAGCACGGTCAGGTGCCCGCCCTTGCCCATGGCCTCCATGGCGTTGAGCGCCAGGTTGACGAAGGCCTGCCGCAGCTCGCCGAAGTCGGCGTGCACCGGCGGCAGCCGGGCCAGCCGGGTCTCCACCGTGTGGCCCTGCAGCGCCAGCTGGTGGCCGATGAGCTGCAGCGACTCCCTGACCACCTTGTCCAGCTCCACGTCCTTGAGCTGGAGGGGGCGCGCCCTCGCGAAGTCGAGCAGGTTCCGGACGATGGCGCTGCAGCGCTCGGCCTCGCGCTGCACCATGGACAGCCGCTTCACCATCGAGCGCCGGCGCGCCTCGTCCGGCACGTCGGTCTCGGCCTCGCGCGCCACCAGCTTGGCGTAGGTGAGGATGCCGGCCAGCGGGTTGTTGATCTCGTGGGCGATGGAGGCGGAGAGCTGGCCCAGCGAGGAGAGCTTCTCCGACTGCACCAGCGCGGCGTGGGCCCGCGTCAGCTCGGCGGTGCGCTCCGCCACCGTCCGCTCCAGCCCCTGGTTGAGTCGCCGCAGGTCCTCCTCCGAGCGGCGCAGGCTGCGCGTCATCTCGTTGAACGAGGAGGCCAGGCCGCCCAGCTCGCCGCCGGTGAGCACCGGGATCTCGAGGTCGAGCTCGTCGCGGGCCACCCGCCGGGTGCCCTCCACCAGGGCCGCCACCGGCAGGATGACCCGGCGGCGCGCGTAGACCAGCAGCAGGCCGCCGGTGAAGAGCATCCCCAGCGCCGCCACCCCCAGGCCGCGGGTGCGGAAGGTGGCCAGGCGGCGGTCGGCGTCCTCCAGCGACACGGTCACGTCGATGAGCCCCAGCACCTGGGCGCCGCGCGGGTGGTGGTGGCAGGCGCCGCTGGCGCAGCGGGCGTCGTTGTAGATGGGGCTGATGAGCTCCACGGCCCGGTGGCCGC is a window from the Anaeromyxobacter sp. genome containing:
- a CDS encoding HAMP domain-containing protein, whose product is MPWHQRLSTQLVGLTTVVLLVALVAYAAVERGVRDVMLAQGVAGAVLFSETIGSATSRAMLEDQRQDAYGIMEAIGRQPGIDRVRMINKAGLVTYSTVRAEVGQVLDRQAGTCRTCHAHATPPSHPSLAARSQVVVERGHRAVELISPIYNDARCASGACHHHPRGAQVLGLIDVTVSLEDADRRLATFRTRGLGVAALGMLFTGGLLLVYARRRVILPVAALVEGTRRVARDELDLEIPVLTGGELGGLASSFNEMTRSLRRSEEDLRRLNQGLERTVAERTAELTRAHAALVQSEKLSSLGQLSASIAHEINNPLAGILTYAKLVAREAETDVPDEARRRSMVKRLSMVQREAERCSAIVRNLLDFARARPLQLKDVELDKVVRESLQLIGHQLALQGHTVETRLARLPPVHADFGELRQAFVNLALNAMEAMGKGGHLTVLTRALEDGRSVEIAITDDGPGIPPEIRSKIFDPFFTTKEMGTGLGLSVVYGIVQRHGGTVTVESEPGRGTTFTLRLPVSPAAAPPPPAGETPPAAPPPAGGA
- a CDS encoding glycine cleavage system protein H, with protein sequence MTTHEFLGIYDAKVMEYLLAVCYLLLFVPMWRYVQAGRPLEARAGAAVGAGLGLGLAPALAAPAAVAAGWFHAPAGVELHPGHAWARLEGDGLVTVGLDDFAQKLVDPERLVLPRAGDEVLQGRPAFAVGDQVLTVPMLSPVDGTVVAVNTAARDRPEALRDPYGAGWLFKVRAPHLEENRRQLFSGERAGQWLERTAEALSLRMSPALGHVLQDGGTPVPGIARALAGERWADLARHFLLTERSEP
- the nrfD gene encoding polysulfide reductase NrfD, with protein sequence MASAHAGALGQPSFFREKILLGMSLPEYLRSLITPFNLVAAAILAVGVPSLIYRFAAGLGASTNLSQAYPWGLWIGFDMMTGVVLAAGGFTIGASVQLLGLKQFHAIERPAILTAFIGYIMAVVGLLADLGRPWNIVMALVNAGAASALFEIAWCVMCYTTVLLLEFTVPFFEWLGWRRLHAVLKKALLGLTVLSVMFSTMHQSALGSLFLLAPTKLHPLWYTPFIFIFFFISAILAGISMVIVESALSHKVFARRMEGQPHVDVAAITVGLGKAGAIVAFAYFFLKLQGVIDGHAWGYLLTGYGALFLVETVGLVLVPSLLFAWGARHGKVGHIRVAATLTLVGIVLNRLNVSIFAFNWQHPVRYVPSWMELAVSLTLVTVGVLAFRWICNRMPILFEDPAFSHDE